In Nomascus leucogenys isolate Asia chromosome 11, Asia_NLE_v1, whole genome shotgun sequence, the following proteins share a genomic window:
- the LOC100603673 gene encoding keratin, type II cuticular Hb1, which produces MTCGSGFGGRAFSCISACGPRPGRCCITAAPYRGVSCYRGLTGGFGSHSVCGGFRAGSCGRSFGYRSGGVCGPSPPCITTVSVNESLLTPLNLEIDPNAQCVKQEEKEQIKSLNSRFAAFIDKVRFLEQQNKLLETKLQFYQNRECCQSNLEPLFEGYIETLRREAECVEADSGRLASELNHVQEVLEGYKKKYEEEVSLRATAENEFVALKKDVDCAYLRKSDLEANVEALIQEIDFLRQLYEEEIRVLQSHISDTSVVVKLDNSRDLNMDCIVAEIKAQYDDIVTRSRAEAESWYRSKCEEMKATVIRHGETLRRTKEEINELNRMIQRLTAEVENAKCQNSKLEAAVAQSEQQGEAALSDARCKLAELEGALQKAKQDMACLIREYQEVMNSKLGLDIEIATYRRLLEGEEQRLCEGVGAVNVCVSSSRGGVVCGDLCVSGSRPVTGSVCSAPCNGNVAVSTGLCAPCGQLNTTCGGGSCGVGSCGISSLGVGSCGSSCRKC; this is translated from the exons ATGACCTGCGGATCAGGATTTGGTGGCCGCGCCTTCAGCTGCATCTCGGCCTGCGGGCCCCGGCCCGGCCGCTGCTGCATCACCGCCGCCCCCTACCGTGGCGTCTCCTGCTACCGTGGCCTCACCGGAGGCTTCGGCAGCCACAGCGTATGCGGGGGCTTCCGGGCCGGCTCCTGCGGACGCAGCTTCGGCTACCGCTCCGGGGGCGTGTGCGGGCCCAGCCCCCCATGCATCACCACCGTGTCGGTCAACGAGAGCCTCCTCACGCCCCTCAACCTGGAGATCGACCCCAACGCGCAGTGTGTgaagcaggaggagaaggagcagatcAAGTCCCTCAACAGCAGGTTCGCGGCCTTCATCGACAAG GTGCGCTTCCTGGAGCAGCAGAACAAACTGCTGGAGACAAAGCTGCAGTTCTACCAGAACCGCGAGTGCTGCCAGAGCAACCTGGAGCCCCTGTTTGAGGGCTACATCGAGACTCTGCGGCGGGAGGCTGAGTGCGTGGAGGCTGACAGCGGGAGGCTGGCCTCAGAGCTTAACCATGTGCAGGAGGTGCTGGAGGGCTACAAGAAGAA GTATGAGGAGGAGGTTTCTCTGAGAGCAACAGCTGAGAATGAGTTTGTGGCTCTGAAAAAG GATGTGGACTGCGCCTACCTCCGCAAATCAGACCTGGAGGCCAACGTGGAGGCCCTGATCCAGGAGATCGACTTCCTGAGGCAGCTGTACGAGGAG GAGATCCGCGTTCTCCAATCCCACATCTCAGACACCTCCGTGGTTGTCAAGCTGGACAACAGCCGGGACCTGAACATGGACTGCATCGTCGCCGAGATTAAGGCACAGTATGACGACATTGTCACCCGCAGCCGGGCCGAGGCCGAGTCCTGGTACCGCAGCAAG TGTGAGGAGATGAAGGCCACGGTGATCAGGCACGGGGAGACCCTGCGCCGCACCAAGGAGGAGATCAACGAGCTGAATCGCATGATCCAGAGGCTGACGGCCGAGGTGGAGAATGCCAAGTGCCAG aACTCCAAGCTGGAGGCGGCGGTAGCGCAGTCTGAGCAGCAGGGTGAGGCGGCCCTCAGTGATGCCCGCTGCAAGCTGGCCGAGCTGGAGGGCGCCCTGCAGAAGGCCAAGCAGGACATGGCCTGCCTGATCAGGGAGTACCAGGAGGTGATGAACTCCAAGCTGGGCCTGGACATCGAGATCGCCACCTACAGGCGCCTGCTGGAGGGCGAGGAGCAGAG GCTATGTGAAGGCGTTGGGGCTGTGAATGTCT GTGTCAGCAGCTCCAGGGGCGGGGTCGTGTGTGGGGACCTCTGCGTGTCAGGCTCCCGGCCAGTGACTGGCAGTGTCTGCAGCGCTCCGTGCAACGGGAACGTGGCGGTGAGCACGGGCCTGTGTGCACCCTGCGGCCAATTGAACACCACCTGCGGAGGGGGTTCCTGCGGCGTGGGCTCCTGTGGTATCAGCTCCTTGGGTGTGGGGTCTTGCGGCAGCAGCTGCCGGAAATGTTAG